The region CCGAGTCGGAGGGCACCCCAGTCCTTGAACTCGAAGCGCTGACCAGGTGCCACGGTCGCCGTCGTCAGCCGCGGCACAGCGTCGTGGGGGAACGTGGCCAGATATGCCTCGATGTCGAATTCGGGAAGAGGCATCGGCTCGGATGCCATCGCCTCCTCGAGACTTTCGAATCGCTTCACGTCGGTACGACCGGTACCGAAGTAGTAGTCGTAGTACTTCAGCTCGTCCTCGCCACCGACCGGCGCCAGCCAGTATGCGGGGATGCCCATCGCCTCGGCGAAGATGATCCCGTGCAGGGAGCTGGCGAAGACTCGGTCCGCGCCCTTGATCGCGCGCATCATCCCGAGCGGTGTCGTGTCCACCGAAACGAACGAGTCGCTGTGATCAGGATGCTTCCGCCGCATGATGAGGTCGTCGTGGTAGTGCGGAATGATCCGGTCTCCACCCCGCGACTCGCTGGTTGCAAGCTCGGTGGCATACAGGTGAGGCAGGAGCACTCCCGGATCGAAGGTGTGCGTGACCTTGTCTGTCGAGATGCCTGCCTGCTGCAGATAGTCGAGGGAGATCGGACCGCGCACGGCCCGCACATCGAGATCGATACCGGGTTCGAGCGGAGCTGACCCACCCTTGACCCCGGACCCCCAGACCACGTCGCCGTCCTGCGCGCGATGCAACACCGATCCGATCGCAAGGAGTCGAGGCTGGCCGGGGAGCGGATTGCGCAGGTTCACGCCCGAAACCCGCTTTGAGACCCAACGTGAGGCGATGTCGCCGAAGTTCCCGATCGCGAACCGGCGTCCGCCGGCGAACCCGTCGAACAGTTTGCCCTTCGCATCGAACCAGAACACCGGCAGCTCCGGAACGTCCGCCGACCGCAGCAATCGCTTGGGTCCGATCGGACGCAATTCGCGGTCTCCCGGCCATTGCGAATACTCGGTGAAGACGGGCTTGCCGAACGCCGCGTCGATCGCGGAACCCGGAACCACGGCGATCGCACACTCCTCGTCGTTCACGCCGTACGTGACGATCCATTCGTCCGCGCCATGGCGCACCATGCCCCGCGGGTAGATCACATCGTGCACATCGGGGTTGAGCTTCTCGTGCTTGAACTGTGCCCCGATACTGCTCGGCAGGTCGAACGGAGCCCGCGACACCCGGCGCACCCGGAAAGGTCTCTTCGCTTCGAACTCGATCAGGAGCCCGCGGTAGACGCGCCCTTCGGCCACCTTGTAGCTCGAGTGAGCCATCGCGACGAAAGAGTCGCCGATGCGCACGGGCTGCGCTCCACCCCGCATGATGCCGAAGACTCTCTCGTACTCCGACGCGAAGTCGCTCGTGGCCACGGGAGTGCCGATGATGACGGTGCCCTCCGAGTCGAGATCGACCCGCAGAACGCGGTGCGGCCGATATGAGTAGCTCGCGTACACCTCGCCGTCGACGTCGAAGAGCGTCCAGTTCTTCTCGATGCTGCG is a window of Microbacterium terrae DNA encoding:
- a CDS encoding polysaccharide pyruvyl transferase family protein yields the protein MRLIEYDAAELTPAAWRSGGAARAFNPTIAETDDGYVIAYRIVQVDSEHRRIATARLDRDLALVPGSVVPLSDEVEFADPALNERALTWHADPIFLRLRGSLYLTWNDGANRPRNHQFLAPMTADGQHFAGAARELATRDRRSIEKNWTLFDVDGEVYASYSYRPHRVLRVDLDSEGTVIIGTPVATSDFASEYERVFGIMRGGAQPVRIGDSFVAMAHSSYKVAEGRVYRGLLIEFEAKRPFRVRRVSRAPFDLPSSIGAQFKHEKLNPDVHDVIYPRGMVRHGADEWIVTYGVNDEECAIAVVPGSAIDAAFGKPVFTEYSQWPGDRELRPIGPKRLLRSADVPELPVFWFDAKGKLFDGFAGGRRFAIGNFGDIASRWVSKRVSGVNLRNPLPGQPRLLAIGSVLHRAQDGDVVWGSGVKGGSAPLEPGIDLDVRAVRGPISLDYLQQAGISTDKVTHTFDPGVLLPHLYATELATSESRGGDRIIPHYHDDLIMRRKHPDHSDSFVSVDTTPLGMMRAIKGADRVFASSLHGIIFAEAMGIPAYWLAPVGGEDELKYYDYYFGTGRTDVKRFESLEEAMASEPMPLPEFDIEAYLATFPHDAVPRLTTATVAPGQRFEFKDWGALRLGRFFSAAGFDARDRGGIWMTAKKAALRMTVRATPGEQLEVTFGVTPSGAGPLAGGQVLRMSANGGPVEVIRWRKGGRGQARVTLGFTAESAETVLQVDLTVDHLARSPRLASRGRLGRLAADVASAARILPRRGSVLTFVSIASLSQSA